The DNA region CATTTCATCGGTGTCTCCATTTACATCCTGCAAAGTATACAATTTATGTTACTTAAGCACCCCAAATGatgatcatcaatcacaattcaCTTGACAGAATTTACAGAAGTATCTAAATTTACTTAGAAGGGGAGCCAATTGAAATTTGATACAAGCATGAACCGTCACAATTATAAATTTGTTCTGCacacaaataaaatatgaaaaacagtCCTATAAAAGACACTGAATCCTGTATTCTCAATTGAGTCAATTCTAGCAGTTAACATCCAGGTGTGTTCATAAGGTACATTACTAGAATAAATAATGATGAATAACATTGTTTCTAAGAGTCAACACACAACAAAATGATGACAAAAGAACAAAATTCCTAGATAATTCCCCTTAACACTGTGTTTTGATGACAGGTGATGAGGGGAATAGTAAAGAACCGTGGGGAAGATGACAAGGTTCACTTGTTGACAGGAAGACAAAGGACATAGGGATTCATTCTctctctccccccccccccccccccccctcaaaaAACAGGTTTTGTTTTCAACAAAATTGGGGTGAAATAGGGATACtcaatttgtataatttaaaaCTTCAAAGTAACTATTTTACATAATGGGAAaaggtttttgttgttgttgtaagtaTTTTACATCCTCTTACACtcctttataattattttcgtaATAAGTTATAAACCTTATCATTGTCTGTGGATATGTACCTAAGCAAAAAACCTTAAACCTGTCGTCTCATTCTGTATCTACACATAccagataaatattaattattaatatatatatataaagtttaccaaaaaagaaaactatatcAGACAAAGGGGGATTCCTCAAGGTTTTCTAAATTGCACAAGTTAACATTCTATAAAAGCATGCTTCTAAATTGTCAGTACCTCACTTTTCTAAGAGGACAAAACTTAGCTACAGTTCCTTAGATACATTTGATGTTCTccaatcaaaattaaagttttacatCCTATTATTCCCATAATAAAGTTTTGCATTAAAGGTTGGTACTAGGTAATCAACATAATTTACCAAGGTAAAAActccaaatttgaaaagaagataaTACTTGCATCTAAGTTTTTCCTCCTTTGAACCCCACAATTTAAACTGAACCCAGAagatctttttttaatatagatacaaaaagtttttttttttagcatgaTATTGATGTAAAATAGCCTTGCCGAAAGGCACAAAAAGATGGATACTCTCCTCCCAACTCCCAACACGATCTATGAATGTCCCCTAACTCATTGGGTCAGAAACTAATTCTGCTCACAATGCGTGCCACTAGCCTAAGGAAATTTTGCACACGGTGAGAATCAAACACGAGTTCTTCTGCGCTCAGTGGAGCCTTACACTACTTCGCCAACTCTATGGGTTAGCTGTTGTGCAAGTACATTAAATTAACCAacataaaagaaaggaaattgcaaagaataatattatactATACCGAGAAAAAGCTGTCTTCGGCTTTTTTACCGAATGCGAAGCTCGAAAGTGAGTTTCTGTTCTTCGAATTCAAACCATTGATGGTGTTTTGTTGTAAGGGAATCCCCTTTATGCACGAACGGCTGAAAACCTTTCTGGGTCTTGAAGAAAACTTGGTTTCGAGGTGACCCAGTTCGCCGGAAAAGCTCACCGGAACGCCGGCGCGGGTTCCGGCGAGAGATAGGACAGTGGATGATGGTAGCATTTGTCGCGGCAAAAAGAGATATCTACGAACAAAAGATAGGGAAATGAAAATGGGAAACGGGTCTCGCGATATTATTGTAATTtcagtcattttattttatcattttaaagaaAGAATTCAATGTTTCTTACTTTCTTCCTGTTCTTTTGGCCAATTTCACCACCACGAATCTAtgaatttatttacttattcaGTTCTAAAGTTTGAGTTCTGAAGTGGATTAAAAAGCGTGTATTATGTGAGAAAACAATTTTGATAAACAaatgtaaatgataaaaatgcattttagattaaaaagatTGCTCTAGAAGCAtgtttactttaaaatttaatataaaattttcaaccaaacataaaaattactttttatcatTCTAGTCCAATTGAAGCTTTgagacaaaatcaattttatctaacaataaaccaaatatttatatttttactaaaataaagttttttatcTAACATTTGTATAAAGTATCTAACAATAAATCaaattgtttttctaatttgtgTCAATAAATTTGGTTGACTATTTTAATGGAGTATCATCTTCccattacatttttttcattgataatatttgaattttgagactttatttaaagaaattctTTTGTAGCTTTTGTTGGATCCATGCTAAAGGATAAGAAAGGAGTTAACAAACATGTTATTagtatgtgtttttttattcataaaaattaaaaatggtacTGAAAAGTTTACAACATTCATATTTCATATGTGTGTTTGAATACACACAAGAattatacatatatactttttccGTTACTAGATGGTAATTATAAATGCTTGTAACATTGGATGGATTTCCAAACAAGGGTTAAATTTTCATTTCAGCGCTACAACTGCACAAGTTATAACCGTGGAACCTTAAAAAAATGGATAAAGTAATAGAATTGCCCTTTTATAAtagagaaattatttttatagataaattttgtataaaagACTATGAAATAAGGAATATTATCAGAAGAGAAAATtagtaaagtaaaataaaattatagatgTAATgcaacgaaataaaaataatgttataaaaatatattattattttttaatacatatcCGATCGAAATCAAAGGCAATTATTTAGATGGTAATTTGCTCACAAAGGCCTAAGAAAGTTTCTGGAGCTATTTTGCATTTATTACAAAAGAGATAGTGTTCAGCCACTATTCCACGTTAACATTTCTTTATTCACGTTTCAAAatatatgacaaaaaaatattttaattagagtTTTAGTgcaaatttaaatgtttttaaaatattcaagatAAGAAAATTCGTAAGAAGATATAAAATTCCTCTTATATACagctttccattcttcttacgTAATGCGTGTTAACTTGCCGTGATAGAATAGAATCCATAACAATTAAACCACATTTGATGTCTTCATTTGCTTGCTCATATACATTACGCAATGATAAAGTTGTTCTGTTTCAAgggatcaatttttttaatcttctgCGGAAGTGCAAGAATTGCTTCAATGAATTAATGGATATTATGGCATTgaagtattattaatttaattcatgacAAGGGTGTGTATGAGactggaaaaaaaatactaaccaTAAAaaccatataataattttaaaaattataatataataatgagcAATTAACAAATACATCACGAAAATTTCAAAGTaagatgagaagaaaaaaaagaacagcTTCCAGCTTCCATCAAATGgataaatacacacacacacacatatatatatatatatacttattctTCTACCACTACAAAGAATACAATCCAAatgagagaaaggaaaaaaaaatgtatatactaATAAACACAAATCTGTATCTTGATTCAATTAGAAGACACAATCCAGGACACAGCAGCAACATAAAGCAGCACAActgcaagaaaaagaaaaagtcaaaacaaacattaattcaatgttatgaaaaagaaatagaatttAATATGTTTAGTGATTTTGGCTATATATGAACTTACCATCCCTTCCAGAAGCCATCACCCCTGCTTGTGGTTTCCTCTGGAACCCTTTGTTCTATAGAACCATTCTTAGAAGGATAACCCATAGGTGGTGGGGCAGTGACATATGGAGCTGAAGAATTGGCCTGGCCTTCTGGTAGATATGATACTGCACCATCATATAATATCATGTCACGTTAATCTtggttaagaaaaaattaataatctttattgattttggagacaaaaataTTCAGCTTAAGTAAAAATCAAGAATTTAACATAATGCGCTAACATTATCATTCAATCGTAAATCACGATTTGTATgagttttgaaataattttatataagtcgataaatttatcataaataataatttatgataaaatgaaattgtaaaACTAGTGTAtagttttattttctgattttttcaaaaaccaatttgaacgtatatttaaaaagaaaaaaaacacagaacattatttattattgggCATGCAAACATAGCCAATTCATCTTCATTTGGAGATAGAAGCATTTGCATAAGGTTTGTAATTAAGAAGAAGAACTCACAAGGGGTTTCTTGCTGATTGTTGCTAGAGTGATTCATGGTGATGATATGAAGTTGTTCTCTTTTCTGCTGAAGAAGTGATGATGATGAGAAACTGTGGATGCAAATATGTGTCTATATAGGCAAGAACGTGTGGGACAAACGCGTTGGATCAAATCAAAGGGAGAAAGCTAAGAAAAGACGGTGTCTCAATTAGTTTGAAGTTTCT from Glycine soja cultivar W05 chromosome 8, ASM419377v2, whole genome shotgun sequence includes:
- the LOC114424333 gene encoding cysteine-rich and transmembrane domain-containing protein WIH2-like; amino-acid sequence: MNHSSNNQQETPLSYLPEGQANSSAPYVTAPPPMGYPSKNGSIEQRVPEETTSRGDGFWKGCCAALCCCCVLDCVF